One Curtobacterium sp. BH-2-1-1 genomic region harbors:
- a CDS encoding helix-turn-helix transcriptional regulator codes for MDRAYAEPLDVPSLAAGAFMSPAHFSRRFRAAYGETPYAYLMTRRIERAQALFRSTGLSVTEVCLAVGATSLGSFSSRFTELVGMTPSQYRAADHDALAGVWSCHAMVVTRPVRAGSEKRGATGRS; via the coding sequence GTCGCTCGCCGCCGGCGCCTTCATGTCGCCCGCCCACTTCAGCCGCCGGTTCCGCGCCGCCTACGGCGAGACCCCGTACGCGTACCTTATGACCCGGCGCATCGAACGGGCACAGGCGCTCTTCCGGAGCACCGGGCTCAGCGTGACCGAGGTCTGCCTCGCCGTCGGCGCGACGAGCCTCGGATCGTTCTCGTCGCGCTTCACCGAGCTCGTCGGGATGACCCCGTCGCAGTACCGTGCCGCCGATCACGACGCCCTCGCCGGCGTGTGGAGCTGTCACGCCATGGTCGTCACCCGACCCGTTCGAGCAGGATCCGAGAAGCGCGGGGCGACCGGGCGGTCCTAG
- a CDS encoding VOC family protein: MSIQISGVHVLADDIDAAVAFYGDVLGFTVRNTVENGGFRWVTLASEDHADLELVLSEPHAGRSQEDGDAIAALLAKGGLAMLQLRVSDLDATFDRITASPDAEVLQEPTDQFWGVRDAAVRDPAGNMVRIAQA, encoded by the coding sequence ATGAGCATCCAGATCAGCGGCGTGCACGTGCTCGCCGACGACATCGACGCCGCCGTCGCCTTCTACGGCGACGTCCTCGGCTTCACCGTCCGAAACACCGTCGAGAACGGCGGGTTCCGGTGGGTGACCCTCGCGAGCGAGGACCACGCCGACCTCGAGCTGGTCCTGTCCGAGCCGCACGCCGGTCGGTCGCAGGAGGACGGCGACGCGATCGCCGCGCTCCTCGCCAAGGGCGGCCTCGCCATGCTGCAGCTCCGCGTGTCCGACCTCGACGCCACGTTCGACCGGATCACGGCGAGTCCCGACGCCGAGGTCCTGCAGGAGCCCACCGACCAGTTCTGGGGCGTCCGCGACGCGGCCGTCCGCGACCCCGCGGGCAACATGGTGCGGATCGCGCAGGCCTGA
- a CDS encoding inositol monophosphatase family protein, with protein sequence MTSTAQAPTGRMVATDAAPDARRTVRAPRLVAHRGAPRVRRENTLPAIAVAEALGADTIEVDVRRTADGVAVLLHDETLGRMWGDARRVRDVDWCDVARLGNGLDRIPRLDAALERLDGCRTSLLVDLTDPEDALVAARTVAAHRGSTGVAWCGAPEAMAAVREVLPDADVWLAWGSLEAPTAEDLAPLAPSTLNLDVAFLTPRTVRAAHDLGLVVSVWTVDDPEPAVWAAMSGVDSITTNDVATVRAALAEAERDGWPERDREPTETEVASRAEALAHRIAHEVIAFTREHPVGEVTTKAHPADLVTDVDRLVEQHVRSRVRTVFPTHGFTGEEYGAAPGDRHRWYLDPVDGTTNLANGVPWTSMSLCLTRGGRPLVGVVADPWRGEVLEARSGRGATLRDRTLRLDDAPRALAGAVVGTELDGHRPWPGFGAFLDALAARSCTLRIQGSGTLTIAQVAAGRGIGGCVSAFDPIDHGAAVLLVHEAGGVVLTREGPVDGFPPAGEPFLVAHPGAADELHAVWTAALAAV encoded by the coding sequence ATGACGTCGACCGCGCAGGCACCGACGGGCCGGATGGTCGCCACCGACGCAGCCCCGGACGCCCGGCGCACCGTGCGCGCACCACGCCTCGTCGCCCACCGGGGCGCGCCGCGCGTTCGGCGCGAGAACACCCTGCCGGCCATCGCCGTCGCCGAGGCCCTCGGTGCGGACACCATCGAGGTCGACGTCCGCCGCACCGCCGACGGCGTCGCCGTGCTGCTCCACGACGAGACCCTCGGCCGGATGTGGGGCGACGCCCGGCGCGTCCGCGACGTGGACTGGTGCGACGTCGCCCGGCTCGGGAACGGCCTCGATCGGATCCCGCGACTCGACGCCGCACTCGAACGGCTCGACGGCTGCCGGACCTCGCTGCTCGTCGACCTGACCGACCCGGAGGACGCCCTCGTCGCCGCGCGGACCGTCGCGGCGCACCGGGGGAGCACCGGCGTCGCATGGTGCGGCGCGCCCGAGGCGATGGCGGCGGTCCGCGAGGTCCTCCCGGACGCCGACGTCTGGCTCGCGTGGGGGTCGCTCGAGGCGCCGACCGCGGAGGACCTCGCGCCGCTCGCGCCCTCGACGCTGAACCTCGACGTCGCGTTCCTCACGCCGCGCACCGTCCGGGCCGCGCACGACCTCGGCCTCGTCGTGTCGGTGTGGACCGTGGACGACCCCGAGCCGGCCGTGTGGGCGGCTATGTCGGGCGTCGACTCGATCACCACGAACGACGTCGCGACGGTCCGAGCAGCGCTCGCCGAGGCGGAACGCGACGGCTGGCCCGAGCGCGACCGCGAGCCGACCGAGACCGAGGTGGCCTCACGCGCCGAAGCACTGGCGCACCGGATCGCCCACGAGGTGATCGCCTTCACCCGTGAGCACCCCGTCGGCGAGGTCACCACGAAGGCGCACCCCGCCGACCTCGTCACCGACGTCGACCGACTCGTCGAACAGCACGTCCGTTCCCGCGTCCGGACGGTGTTCCCGACCCACGGGTTCACCGGCGAAGAGTACGGCGCGGCACCCGGTGACCGGCACCGCTGGTACCTCGACCCGGTCGACGGCACGACGAACCTCGCGAACGGGGTGCCGTGGACCTCGATGTCGCTGTGTCTCACCCGCGGCGGTCGTCCGCTCGTCGGCGTCGTCGCCGATCCGTGGCGCGGTGAGGTGCTCGAGGCCCGGAGCGGTCGCGGCGCCACCCTCCGTGACCGGACGCTGCGCCTCGACGACGCCCCGCGAGCACTCGCCGGCGCCGTCGTCGGCACCGAGCTCGACGGACACCGGCCGTGGCCCGGGTTCGGCGCGTTCCTCGACGCCCTCGCGGCCCGCTCGTGCACGCTGCGGATCCAGGGGTCCGGCACGCTCACGATCGCGCAGGTCGCGGCCGGGCGGGGGATCGGCGGGTGCGTGTCGGCGTTCGACCCGATCGACCACGGTGCTGCGGTGTTGCTCGTGCACGAGGCGGGCGGCGTCGTGCTCACCCGGGAGGGCCCCGTCGACGGGTTCCCGCCGGCGGGGGAGCCGTTCCTGGTGGCGCACCCGGGTGCGGCTGACGAACTGCACGCCGTGTGGACGGCGGCGCTCGCCGCCGTCTGA
- a CDS encoding DUF3054 domain-containing protein has translation MTERTWGWLAAVIDVVLIVLFALIGRSSHGEANSALALWTTAYPFLAGWAIAYVTSGAWARPLRFWPTGVVVWVLTVFVGLAIRVATGQGDVDGNPLPISFVIVATIVLGVFLLGWRGLARLVIGAVDRRRQRGAVSAER, from the coding sequence GTGACCGAACGCACCTGGGGCTGGCTCGCAGCCGTGATCGACGTCGTGCTCATCGTCCTGTTCGCCCTGATCGGGCGCTCCTCGCACGGTGAGGCGAACTCCGCACTCGCGCTGTGGACCACCGCGTACCCGTTCCTCGCCGGGTGGGCGATCGCCTACGTGACGAGCGGAGCGTGGGCGCGCCCGCTGCGCTTCTGGCCCACGGGTGTCGTCGTGTGGGTCCTCACGGTGTTCGTCGGGTTGGCGATCCGGGTGGCGACGGGCCAGGGCGACGTGGACGGCAACCCGCTACCGATCTCGTTCGTGATCGTCGCGACGATCGTGCTCGGGGTGTTCCTGCTCGGGTGGCGCGGGCTCGCTCGACTCGTCATCGGTGCCGTCGACCGACGCCGGCAGCGCGGGGCGGTGTCGGCCGAGCGCTGA
- a CDS encoding spermidine/putrescine ABC transporter substrate-binding protein: protein MDGIDGRVRSAVEVWLRWLPRWQIGTARPRTRICRKCTGSPIATAAGFGPDVPHAVQHALIGRISTIIEDAVDDYTAKNLPLLQRELERAAARKRHAGYQPTEGLQPEFQGLDVDPEPSPGEPFLFTLGELTGTGAHEQAPREPLSDEAKSALRHEIALSDECARSTGTAVCLALIDHRPRIAEAVERLVEPQIEALVSDMFRGFDGPEAPRAGLF from the coding sequence ATGGACGGCATCGACGGACGCGTGCGCAGCGCTGTCGAGGTCTGGCTGCGCTGGCTGCCCCGCTGGCAGATCGGCACCGCGCGGCCCCGGACACGCATCTGCCGCAAGTGCACCGGTTCGCCGATCGCCACCGCCGCGGGCTTCGGACCGGACGTGCCGCACGCCGTCCAGCATGCGTTGATCGGGCGCATCTCGACGATCATCGAGGACGCCGTCGACGACTACACCGCCAAGAACCTGCCCCTGCTGCAGCGCGAACTCGAGCGGGCCGCGGCACGCAAGCGTCACGCCGGGTACCAGCCGACCGAGGGCCTGCAGCCGGAGTTCCAGGGCCTCGACGTCGACCCCGAGCCGTCACCGGGGGAGCCGTTCCTCTTCACCCTCGGCGAGCTGACCGGCACGGGCGCGCACGAGCAGGCGCCGCGCGAACCCTTGTCGGACGAGGCGAAGTCGGCGCTCCGTCACGAGATCGCCCTCTCCGACGAGTGCGCCCGTTCCACCGGCACGGCGGTCTGCCTGGCGCTCATCGACCACCGGCCGCGGATCGCCGAGGCGGTCGAACGACTCGTCGAGCCGCAGATCGAGGCCCTGGTGTCGGACATGTTCCGCGGGTTCGACGGGCCGGAGGCACCGCGCGCCGGGCTGTTCTGA
- a CDS encoding DUF3097 domain-containing protein: MDDDRYGSDVLSGDWRSRGVQKVRQVPLERDMVLEDPATGWAGAVVRLEAGNVELEDWKGRTRSFPFTGQFLLEGELVTLGRPQAPVGRSAAAAPPVGRRGSAPAVRHASDGGRLRTASGSFAVESQRARVALPSRIMVEGKHDAELVEKVWGADLRVEGVVVEELSGVDNLADVLDDFRPSRDRRVGVLVDHLVPGSKESRFADAVMRGKWGAHVLVVGHPFVDVWQSVKPARVGLQAWPTIPRSIEWKKGICQALGWPSAEQADIARAWQRILGQVRTFADLEPQLLGRVEELIDFVTEPKD; encoded by the coding sequence GTGGACGACGACCGGTACGGCAGTGACGTGCTCTCGGGCGACTGGCGCTCGCGTGGGGTGCAGAAGGTGCGGCAGGTGCCGCTCGAGCGGGACATGGTCCTCGAGGACCCGGCGACCGGCTGGGCCGGCGCCGTGGTGCGGCTCGAGGCCGGCAACGTGGAGCTCGAGGACTGGAAGGGACGCACCCGGTCGTTCCCCTTCACCGGGCAGTTCCTGCTCGAGGGCGAGCTCGTCACGCTGGGCCGCCCGCAGGCGCCGGTGGGGCGGTCTGCCGCCGCTGCACCGCCGGTCGGGAGGCGCGGCTCGGCCCCGGCGGTCCGGCACGCGTCCGACGGCGGTCGCCTCCGCACCGCGTCCGGATCGTTCGCCGTGGAGTCGCAGCGCGCCCGGGTGGCACTGCCCTCCCGGATCATGGTGGAGGGCAAGCACGACGCCGAACTCGTCGAGAAGGTCTGGGGAGCCGACCTCCGGGTCGAGGGCGTCGTCGTCGAGGAGCTCTCCGGCGTCGACAACCTGGCCGACGTGCTCGACGACTTCCGGCCCTCACGCGACCGTCGTGTCGGCGTGCTCGTGGACCACCTCGTGCCGGGCTCGAAGGAGTCCCGCTTCGCCGACGCCGTGATGCGGGGGAAGTGGGGTGCGCACGTGCTCGTCGTCGGGCACCCGTTCGTCGACGTCTGGCAGTCGGTGAAGCCCGCCCGCGTCGGACTCCAGGCGTGGCCGACGATCCCGCGCTCGATCGAGTGGAAGAAGGGCATCTGCCAGGCGCTCGGGTGGCCCTCCGCCGAGCAGGCCGACATCGCCCGGGCCTGGCAGCGGATCCTCGGGCAGGTGCGCACCTTCGCCGACCTCGAGCCGCAGCTGCTCGGTCGTGTCGAGGAGCTCATCGACTTCGTGACCGAGCCGAAGGACTGA
- a CDS encoding zinc-binding dehydrogenase gives MRAAIIHAPNDIRVEDRDQPDLITPKDVVVKVVAACVCGSDLWPYRGVTPTKQPRPIGHELVGEVVAVGDAVTDLHVGDFVISPFTMNDGTCQACRHGMTTGCDHLSGFGGKDAYGDPVGGAQAEYVRIPDASATLVAVPGPVDPALVPSLLTLSDVFSTGHHAAVSAAVGQGKTVVVVGDGAVGLSAVLASKRLGAERIIAMSRHADRQALAREFGATDVVEARGEEGVAAIRELLDGDLADCAVEAVGTEESMDQALHSVRPGGNLGFVGVPHGVPTIGTRYLFDTNITVAGGMAPARTYIPELLPDVLSGAIEPGRVFDLELPLDEAAEAYRAMDERRAIKVLLRP, from the coding sequence TTGCGCGCTGCGATCATCCACGCCCCGAACGACATCCGTGTCGAGGACCGCGACCAGCCCGACCTCATCACGCCGAAGGACGTCGTGGTCAAGGTCGTCGCGGCGTGCGTGTGCGGGTCGGACCTCTGGCCGTACCGGGGCGTCACGCCGACGAAGCAGCCGCGTCCGATCGGCCACGAGCTCGTCGGCGAGGTCGTCGCGGTGGGCGACGCCGTCACGGACCTGCACGTCGGCGACTTCGTCATCTCCCCCTTCACCATGAACGACGGCACGTGCCAGGCCTGCCGCCACGGCATGACGACCGGCTGCGACCACCTGTCCGGCTTCGGCGGGAAGGACGCGTACGGCGACCCGGTCGGCGGCGCCCAGGCCGAGTACGTCCGCATCCCGGACGCCTCCGCGACCCTCGTCGCGGTGCCGGGCCCGGTCGACCCGGCGCTCGTCCCCTCGCTCCTCACCCTGTCGGACGTCTTCTCCACCGGGCACCACGCCGCGGTGTCCGCAGCCGTCGGCCAGGGCAAGACGGTCGTCGTGGTGGGCGACGGCGCCGTCGGGCTGTCCGCCGTCCTCGCCTCGAAGCGGCTCGGTGCCGAGCGGATCATCGCGATGAGCCGGCACGCCGACCGACAGGCGCTCGCGCGCGAGTTCGGCGCGACGGACGTCGTCGAGGCGCGTGGCGAGGAGGGCGTCGCGGCGATCCGCGAGCTGCTCGACGGCGACCTGGCCGACTGCGCGGTCGAGGCCGTCGGCACCGAGGAGAGCATGGACCAGGCACTGCACTCGGTCCGCCCGGGCGGCAACCTCGGCTTCGTCGGGGTCCCGCACGGGGTGCCGACGATCGGCACGCGGTACCTCTTCGACACGAACATCACCGTCGCGGGCGGCATGGCCCCGGCGCGCACGTACATCCCCGAGCTGCTCCCGGACGTGCTCTCGGGTGCGATCGAGCCGGGCCGCGTATTCGACCTCGAGCTCCCGCTCGACGAGGCGGCGGAGGCGTACCGCGCGATGGACGAGCGTCGCGCGATCAAGGTGCTCCTGCGTCCGTAG
- a CDS encoding ROK family transcriptional regulator: MTTRGRTPGQPGLLRVLNDRAALELLLDDGPLTRNEIAQRTGLSKPTAAEIIRRLEAAALIREAGTAPQAGRRGPSAVVYEAITDRDLGVAVDVQLVDVRSTVVDAAGRTFPVATHTMSPAEMRAPGADIVAAAISRAAAAAGVDPDLVTAVGIGVQASVDHATDTLIFTDGLPGWPRDRVAATLSAALGVRVVIENDANLAAIAERNMGAGRTPGSFALFWMAEGLGMALDLGGHLHTGASGAAGEIGYLGVPADARSIDPTASIVADLISESAIIALAAEHGITAPDGTAADWRQVLPQLPGLPEQHPFTTALGERVGHNVLPALAVADPETVVLHGPTGIAGGPALAAAVTAWLRTRTRWSTAVVAPGVPDTPVLHGARHVLIDVVRTALADRLERISDDVPAPDPAERP, encoded by the coding sequence ATGACCACACGAGGACGCACCCCCGGCCAGCCCGGCCTCCTGCGTGTCCTCAACGACCGGGCCGCGCTCGAGCTCCTGCTCGACGACGGGCCGCTCACCCGCAACGAGATCGCCCAGCGCACCGGGCTCAGCAAGCCGACCGCGGCCGAGATCATCCGGCGGCTCGAGGCGGCGGCCCTCATCCGCGAAGCCGGCACCGCACCGCAGGCCGGTCGCCGGGGCCCGAGCGCGGTGGTGTACGAAGCGATCACCGACCGCGACCTCGGCGTGGCGGTCGACGTCCAGCTCGTGGACGTCCGGAGCACCGTGGTGGACGCCGCCGGACGCACCTTCCCGGTCGCGACCCACACGATGTCCCCGGCCGAGATGCGCGCGCCCGGTGCCGACATCGTCGCCGCCGCGATCTCCCGGGCGGCGGCGGCCGCGGGGGTCGACCCGGACCTCGTCACCGCGGTGGGCATCGGGGTCCAGGCGAGTGTCGACCACGCGACCGACACCCTCATCTTCACCGACGGCCTGCCCGGCTGGCCCCGTGACCGGGTCGCCGCGACGCTCTCCGCCGCACTCGGGGTCCGCGTCGTCATCGAGAACGACGCCAACCTCGCGGCGATCGCCGAACGGAACATGGGCGCCGGACGGACCCCCGGGTCGTTCGCGCTGTTCTGGATGGCCGAGGGCCTCGGCATGGCGCTCGACCTCGGCGGCCACCTGCACACCGGCGCGTCCGGTGCCGCCGGCGAGATCGGCTACCTCGGCGTGCCCGCAGACGCACGCTCCATCGACCCGACGGCCTCGATCGTCGCGGACCTCATCTCCGAGTCCGCGATCATCGCACTCGCCGCCGAACACGGGATCACGGCACCGGACGGCACCGCTGCCGACTGGCGCCAGGTGCTCCCGCAGCTGCCCGGGCTCCCCGAGCAGCACCCGTTCACCACCGCCCTCGGCGAGCGCGTCGGGCACAACGTGCTCCCCGCCCTCGCCGTCGCCGATCCCGAGACTGTCGTGCTGCACGGCCCGACCGGGATCGCGGGCGGACCCGCCCTGGCCGCCGCCGTGACCGCCTGGCTCCGGACCCGCACGCGCTGGTCCACCGCCGTCGTGGCCCCCGGCGTCCCCGACACCCCCGTCCTGCACGGTGCGCGGCACGTCCTCATCGACGTCGTCCGCACCGCGCTCGCGGACCGGCTCGAGCGCATCAGCGACGATGTGCCCGCACCGGACCCGGCCGAGCGCCCCTGA
- a CDS encoding extracellular solute-binding protein, translated as MSLPQPNVPHRRTFRRIVTATAVAAVGALVVAGCSSGSSADSIEKSAPKELKGTVSLWHFFTGREAGVVKSAVAGFEKENPGVTVDIHAGQDDEKLQKAISSGQNIDVGLSYSTAIVGSFCSSGAFRDLSPYIKRDDVDLSDIPKAVQSYTKYKGTRCTLPALADVSALMYNKPLLAKAGITTPPKTLDELKADALKLTTYNADGSIKQLGFNPLIDFYENSPEHWAPMVDGSWLDAKGNSVIGTSDAWKKLITWQKGFVDEIGYDKLKAFTSGLGQEFAADNAFQTGQVAMQIDGEYRTAFIKDQKPDLDYGTAPTPVMDGLGNYGSTYIAGNVAGIAKGSKHPELAWALLKYLSTNTDAQVTMGNGLKNIPTLTSALESPKLEVDENYKTFVDVAGDKDTMTSPGTADGAAYIGTFTKFWQAYQQNGGDLDAKLKKLDSDIDNANQLAGP; from the coding sequence GTGTCCCTCCCCCAACCGAATGTCCCGCACCGCCGGACGTTCCGCCGCATCGTCACCGCCACGGCCGTCGCCGCCGTGGGCGCCCTCGTCGTCGCGGGCTGCAGCTCCGGCAGCAGCGCCGACTCGATCGAGAAGAGCGCACCGAAGGAGCTCAAGGGCACCGTGTCCCTGTGGCACTTCTTCACCGGGCGCGAAGCCGGCGTCGTGAAGAGCGCCGTCGCCGGCTTCGAGAAGGAGAACCCCGGCGTCACGGTCGACATCCACGCCGGCCAGGACGACGAGAAGCTGCAGAAGGCGATCTCGTCCGGCCAGAACATCGACGTGGGCCTGTCGTACTCGACCGCCATCGTGGGCAGCTTCTGCTCCTCGGGCGCCTTCCGCGACCTGTCGCCGTACATCAAGCGTGACGATGTCGACCTGTCGGACATCCCGAAGGCCGTGCAGTCGTACACGAAGTACAAGGGCACGCGCTGCACCCTGCCGGCCCTCGCCGACGTCAGTGCGCTGATGTACAACAAGCCGCTGCTCGCGAAGGCGGGCATCACGACCCCGCCGAAGACGCTCGACGAGCTCAAGGCCGATGCCCTGAAGCTCACCACGTACAACGCCGACGGGTCGATCAAGCAGCTCGGCTTCAACCCGCTCATCGACTTCTACGAGAACTCCCCCGAGCACTGGGCCCCGATGGTCGACGGCTCGTGGCTCGACGCGAAGGGCAACAGCGTGATCGGCACGTCCGACGCCTGGAAGAAGCTCATCACCTGGCAGAAGGGCTTCGTCGACGAGATCGGCTACGACAAGCTCAAGGCCTTCACCTCGGGGCTCGGCCAGGAGTTCGCCGCCGACAACGCGTTCCAGACCGGTCAGGTCGCGATGCAGATCGACGGCGAGTACCGGACCGCCTTCATCAAGGACCAGAAGCCGGACCTCGACTACGGCACCGCGCCGACCCCGGTGATGGACGGCCTCGGCAACTACGGATCGACCTACATCGCGGGCAACGTGGCGGGCATCGCGAAGGGGTCGAAGCACCCCGAACTGGCCTGGGCGCTGCTGAAGTACCTCTCCACGAACACCGACGCGCAGGTCACGATGGGCAACGGGCTCAAGAACATCCCGACGCTCACCTCGGCCCTCGAGTCGCCGAAGCTCGAGGTCGACGAGAACTACAAGACCTTCGTCGACGTCGCGGGCGACAAGGACACGATGACCTCGCCGGGCACCGCGGACGGCGCCGCCTACATCGGCACCTTCACGAAGTTCTGGCAGGCGTACCAGCAGAACGGCGGCGACCTCGACGCGAAGCTCAAGAAGCTCGACTCGGACATCGACAACGCCAACCAGCTGGCTGGTCCGTGA
- a CDS encoding carbohydrate ABC transporter permease: MTDVTTPETGSLEARPTRASRPPASAGSRSTAPGSRPRRRRSAESRRRLVALTMLAPALAGLVIFFAYPLVASIFYSFTRYNQLQEPEFVGLLNYRFLFTQDPQIGPAVVNTLWFVVILVPVRIVCGLLVAGLLSRAKTATGFWRTLFYLPALVPPVASVVAFVFLFNPGTGPVNQILRVFGIDGPLWFNDPAWSKPSLVIMGVWVMGDIMIIFLASLLDVPRDLYEAASLDGANGVQQVRHITLPTIAPVIGFAAVTGVIAALQYFTEAAVASGVASGKATIGGGTAAQLGYPGTSLLTYTELLYQHGFANFQFGYASAMAVVLFVVTAVVLVLTMRRISVFRPEES, from the coding sequence ATGACCGACGTCACCACCCCTGAGACCGGCAGCCTGGAGGCGCGGCCCACCCGCGCCTCCCGGCCGCCGGCCAGCGCCGGGTCGCGTTCGACGGCCCCCGGGAGCCGGCCACGTCGGCGCCGCTCCGCCGAGTCCCGCCGTCGCCTGGTCGCGCTGACGATGCTCGCCCCGGCCCTGGCGGGCCTCGTGATCTTCTTCGCGTACCCGCTCGTCGCGTCGATCTTCTACTCGTTCACGCGCTACAACCAGCTGCAGGAACCCGAGTTCGTCGGGCTGCTGAACTACCGGTTCCTCTTCACCCAGGACCCGCAGATCGGCCCCGCGGTCGTGAACACGCTGTGGTTCGTGGTCATCCTCGTGCCGGTCCGGATCGTCTGCGGGCTGCTCGTGGCGGGACTGCTCAGCCGCGCGAAGACGGCGACCGGGTTCTGGCGGACGCTGTTCTACCTGCCCGCCCTGGTGCCTCCCGTCGCGAGCGTCGTCGCGTTCGTCTTCCTGTTCAACCCCGGCACCGGCCCCGTGAACCAGATCCTGCGGGTGTTCGGCATCGACGGCCCGCTCTGGTTCAACGACCCCGCGTGGTCGAAGCCCTCGCTCGTGATCATGGGCGTCTGGGTGATGGGCGACATCATGATCATCTTCCTGGCGTCGCTCCTCGACGTGCCGCGCGACCTGTACGAGGCCGCGTCGCTCGACGGGGCGAACGGTGTCCAGCAGGTGCGGCACATCACGCTGCCGACGATCGCGCCGGTCATCGGGTTCGCCGCCGTCACAGGGGTGATCGCGGCCCTGCAGTACTTCACCGAGGCCGCCGTCGCGTCGGGCGTCGCCAGCGGCAAGGCCACGATCGGCGGAGGCACCGCGGCGCAGCTCGGCTACCCGGGCACCTCGCTGCTCACCTACACCGAGCTGCTCTACCAGCACGGGTTCGCGAACTTCCAGTTCGGCTACGCGTCCGCGATGGCCGTGGTGCTGTTCGTGGTCACCGCCGTGGTGCTCGTCCTCACGATGCGCCGCATCTCCGTCTTCAGACCCGAGGAGTCCTGA
- a CDS encoding carbohydrate ABC transporter permease, which produces MTAVSQSPLARAPRGAASGSARGPRRSLLVWIAEHAALVALGFLTIAPIVFVILTSLMSSNQALTASIVPRPFDFSNYGRVFTELPLVQWFGNSSMYAVLATAFMLVSSVPAAYALAQIKFRGANLIFTVIIVAMLLPPQVTAVPVYVMWSELHLTGTLWPLILPNLLGDAFSIFLLRQFFMTIPKEYGDAARMDGCSEWGVLWRVVVPMARPGIASAAIFMFFHSWNDYYGPLLYASENQAAWPVAYGLATFRGQHGTDWSMTMAMTVVVMVPVVIIFFFAQKAFVEGIALTGVKG; this is translated from the coding sequence ATGACCGCCGTGTCCCAGTCCCCGCTCGCCCGGGCTCCCCGCGGTGCGGCGTCCGGCTCCGCCCGCGGTCCGCGCCGCAGCCTGCTGGTCTGGATCGCCGAGCACGCCGCACTCGTCGCGCTCGGCTTCCTGACCATCGCGCCGATCGTGTTCGTCATCCTGACGTCGCTGATGTCGAGCAACCAGGCACTCACCGCGTCGATCGTGCCGCGCCCGTTCGACTTCTCGAACTACGGCCGGGTGTTCACCGAACTGCCGCTCGTGCAGTGGTTCGGGAACTCGTCGATGTACGCCGTGCTCGCCACCGCGTTCATGCTCGTCAGCTCGGTCCCGGCGGCGTACGCGCTCGCCCAGATCAAGTTCCGTGGCGCGAACCTGATCTTCACCGTGATCATCGTCGCCATGCTCCTGCCCCCGCAGGTCACCGCGGTGCCGGTCTACGTGATGTGGTCCGAGTTGCACCTCACCGGCACGCTCTGGCCGCTCATCCTGCCGAACCTGCTCGGCGACGCGTTCAGCATCTTCCTGCTCCGTCAGTTCTTCATGACGATCCCGAAGGAGTACGGGGACGCCGCTCGCATGGACGGATGCAGCGAGTGGGGCGTGCTGTGGCGCGTGGTCGTCCCGATGGCCCGCCCGGGCATCGCGTCGGCGGCGATCTTCATGTTCTTCCACTCGTGGAACGACTACTACGGCCCGCTCCTGTACGCCTCCGAGAACCAGGCCGCCTGGCCGGTGGCGTACGGGTTGGCCACGTTCCGCGGCCAACACGGCACCGACTGGTCGATGACGATGGCGATGACCGTCGTCGTCATGGTGCCCGTCGTCATCATCTTCTTCTTCGCACAGAAGGCATTCGTCGAGGGCATCGCGCTCACCGGCGTGAAGGGATAG